A single window of Mycobacterium sp. ITM-2016-00318 DNA harbors:
- a CDS encoding proline--tRNA ligase: MITRMSELFLRTLRDDPADAEVPSHKLLIRAGYVRPVGPGLYSWLPLGLRVLRNVERVVRDEMNAIGGQEILFPALLPRAPYETTNRWTEYGDGVFRLKDRRQNDYLLGPTHEELFTLTLKGEYSSYKDFPVLLYQIQTKYRDEARPRAGILRGREFVMKDSYSFDVDDDGLRAVYHRHRDAYQRIFDTLGVRYVIVSAVSGAMGGSASEEFLAESEIGEDTFVRCLDSGYAANVEAVVTAAPDPQPTDGLPEAMVYDTPDTPTIATLVDWANTVDLGREITAADTLKNVLLKTRRPGGEWELLAVGVPGDREVDEKRLGAALDPAEYALLDDADFAKNPFLVKGYVGPKGLRENGVRYLVDPRIVDGTSWITGADAPNKHIVGLVMGRDFTADGTIEAAEVRDGDPSPDGAGALVSARGIEIGHIFQLGRKYTDAFTVDVLGEDGKPVRPTMGSYGIGVSRLVAVIAEQQHDELGLRWPSSVSPFDAHVVIANKDEAARAGADALAAELDGLGVEVLLDDRKSSPGVKFKDAELIGMPWIVVVGRGWADGVVELRNRFSGETREVAVNGAATEIARALTG, translated from the coding sequence GTGATCACCCGCATGTCCGAGTTGTTCCTGCGCACGCTTCGCGACGACCCGGCCGACGCCGAGGTCCCCAGCCACAAGCTGCTGATCCGCGCGGGCTACGTCCGCCCCGTCGGCCCCGGTCTGTACAGCTGGCTGCCCCTGGGTCTGCGGGTACTCCGCAACGTCGAGCGCGTCGTCCGCGATGAGATGAATGCGATTGGCGGGCAGGAGATCTTGTTCCCCGCGTTACTTCCGCGCGCGCCTTACGAAACCACGAACCGGTGGACCGAATACGGCGACGGCGTCTTCCGGCTCAAGGACCGTCGTCAGAACGACTATCTGCTGGGTCCCACCCACGAAGAGCTGTTCACGCTGACGCTGAAGGGGGAGTACAGCAGCTACAAGGACTTTCCGGTGCTGCTGTACCAGATCCAGACGAAGTACCGTGACGAGGCGCGGCCACGGGCGGGCATCCTGCGGGGGCGGGAATTCGTGATGAAGGACTCGTACTCGTTCGACGTCGACGACGACGGCCTGCGCGCTGTCTACCACCGCCATCGCGACGCCTACCAGCGCATCTTCGACACTCTGGGCGTCCGCTACGTCATCGTCTCCGCCGTGTCGGGAGCGATGGGCGGAAGCGCCTCTGAAGAGTTCCTCGCCGAGAGTGAGATCGGCGAGGACACCTTCGTGCGCTGTCTCGACTCCGGCTACGCCGCCAACGTCGAAGCCGTCGTCACCGCGGCTCCCGACCCGCAGCCGACCGACGGCCTGCCCGAGGCCATGGTGTACGACACCCCCGACACACCGACCATCGCCACCCTGGTGGACTGGGCGAACACCGTCGACCTCGGGCGGGAGATCACCGCGGCCGACACCCTGAAGAACGTCCTGCTCAAAACCCGCCGGCCAGGCGGCGAATGGGAACTGCTGGCGGTCGGGGTGCCCGGCGACCGCGAGGTCGACGAGAAGCGGCTCGGCGCGGCGCTCGACCCGGCCGAGTACGCGTTGCTCGACGATGCGGACTTCGCCAAGAACCCGTTCCTGGTGAAGGGTTATGTCGGCCCGAAAGGCTTGCGGGAGAACGGCGTTCGCTACCTGGTCGATCCGCGCATCGTCGACGGCACATCGTGGATCACTGGCGCCGATGCGCCCAACAAACACATTGTCGGCCTTGTGATGGGGCGCGACTTCACCGCCGACGGCACCATCGAGGCCGCCGAGGTGCGCGACGGCGACCCGTCGCCGGACGGGGCGGGTGCGCTGGTGTCGGCGCGCGGCATCGAGATCGGCCACATCTTCCAGCTCGGCCGCAAGTACACCGACGCCTTCACCGTCGATGTGCTCGGCGAGGACGGTAAGCCGGTGCGCCCGACCATGGGTTCCTACGGCATCGGGGTGTCCCGGCTGGTTGCGGTGATCGCCGAGCAGCAGCACGACGAGCTCGGCCTGCGCTGGCCGTCGTCGGTGTCGCCGTTCGACGCCCATGTCGTCATCGCCAACAAGGACGAGGCAGCGCGAGCGGGCGCCGACGCGCTGGCCGCCGAATTGGACGGGCTCGGCGTCGAGGTGCTTCTCGACGACCGCAAGTCCTCACCCGGTGTCAAGTTCAAGGACGCCGAACTGATCGGGATGCCGTGGATCGTGGTCGTCGGCCGTGGCTGGGCCGACGGGGTGGTCGAACTGCGCAACCGGTTCTCCGGCGAGACGCGCGAGGTCGCCGTCAACGGAGCGGCCACCGAGATCGCGCGGGCACTCACCGGCTAG
- a CDS encoding ferritin-like domain-containing protein encodes MTSAEPTPTTSDAAEPTSPSRPPDSDAAALFDAVTTEHGVIYGYGLVSAHSTPDDNDLVASSMKEHRRRREAAIAMLDGRGVDPPLPAAGYQVPMQVDNPTDAGNLAVRMEEDSAVAWRAVLEQAATAEERAFAVKALTQTAVTAARWSKVLGVWPITVAFPGGSE; translated from the coding sequence GTGACATCTGCCGAACCCACCCCGACGACATCGGACGCCGCGGAACCGACCAGCCCGAGCCGACCGCCCGACTCCGACGCCGCGGCGCTTTTCGACGCGGTCACCACCGAGCACGGGGTGATCTACGGCTACGGGTTGGTGTCGGCGCATTCCACCCCCGACGACAACGACCTCGTCGCATCGTCGATGAAGGAGCACCGCCGACGTCGCGAAGCCGCGATCGCGATGCTCGACGGGCGCGGTGTGGACCCGCCGCTGCCCGCCGCCGGCTATCAGGTGCCCATGCAGGTCGACAACCCCACCGATGCGGGGAACCTCGCGGTGCGCATGGAGGAGGATTCGGCGGTGGCCTGGCGAGCGGTGCTCGAACAGGCTGCGACCGCCGAGGAGCGTGCTTTCGCGGTGAAGGCCCTGACCCAGACGGCGGTGACCGCCGCGCGCTGGAGCAAGGTGCTCGGCGTCTGGCCGATCACCGTGGCCTTCCCCGGCGGCAGCGAGTAG